The proteins below come from a single Saccharopolyspora sp. SCSIO 74807 genomic window:
- a CDS encoding TetR/AcrR family transcriptional regulator, with protein sequence MATLRAAGTTRAPLSANARERRQQRAIDHKVASDNNVVNDNSARYRRPVPAMTDDGRYHHGNLRCALLDAAERGLREHGADQLSLRDLAREIGVSHAAPRRHFPDRQALLDALAETGFARLDTALRTALTAADDDFPARLRATMVAYTRFATENAALLELMHTSKHRPGATRILEAAEAPFGLMIGLIAEGQEQGALEAGDPQQLGMVLYATVQGITTIINGNLVEAELLDGIVHTAIDQFLRGARPLD encoded by the coding sequence TTGGCCACGTTGCGCGCGGCGGGCACGACGCGTGCTCCCTTGTCCGCGAACGCACGGGAACGTCGGCAGCAGCGGGCCATTGACCACAAAGTAGCCAGTGACAACAATGTCGTCAACGACAACTCCGCGCGCTATCGTCGGCCCGTGCCAGCCATGACCGACGACGGCCGCTACCACCACGGGAACCTCCGCTGCGCACTGCTCGACGCAGCAGAGCGGGGCCTGCGCGAGCACGGCGCCGACCAGCTGTCGCTGCGCGACCTGGCCAGGGAGATCGGCGTGAGCCATGCCGCGCCGCGACGGCATTTCCCGGATCGTCAGGCGCTGCTCGACGCGCTCGCCGAAACCGGCTTCGCCCGGCTGGACACCGCGCTGCGCACCGCGCTGACGGCCGCCGACGACGACTTCCCGGCGCGCCTGCGGGCCACGATGGTCGCCTACACCCGCTTCGCCACCGAGAACGCCGCACTGCTCGAGCTGATGCACACCAGCAAGCACCGGCCGGGTGCGACGCGGATCCTCGAGGCGGCCGAAGCGCCGTTCGGCCTGATGATCGGCCTGATCGCGGAAGGCCAAGAGCAGGGCGCGCTCGAGGCGGGCGATCCCCAGCAGCTCGGCATGGTGCTGTACGCGACCGTCCAGGGCATCACGACGATCATCAACGGCAACCTCGTCGAAGCGGAACTGCTCGACGGGATCGTCCACACCGCGATCGACCAATTCCTGCGAGGAGCGCGTCCGCTCGATTAG
- a CDS encoding LLM class F420-dependent oxidoreductase encodes MRLGIHFANFTLPGGSEAIAGTLSATAAAAEEVGVSRFSLMDHWFQMEQLATAQDPMLEGYTSLGYLAGKTSTMDLGLLATGITYRHPGLLAKIATTLDVLSGGRALFAVGAAWYEREHKALGVPFPPLKERFERLEETVRIARQMWSDDDGPFHGEHYQLAETICRPRPIQQPGPPVLIAGSGERKTLKLVARYGDACNLFGFDPDDVARKLDVLKRHCDDEGTDYSRIEKTIIVPSWEANNDPDAFLSAMEPYAKLGIELAEVVPGSDDPAREVASFGGRVVPRLAEMG; translated from the coding sequence ATGCGCCTAGGTATCCACTTCGCGAACTTCACCCTGCCCGGCGGCTCGGAAGCGATCGCCGGGACCCTGTCGGCCACCGCCGCCGCGGCCGAGGAGGTCGGCGTCAGCCGGTTCAGCCTGATGGACCACTGGTTCCAGATGGAGCAGCTCGCCACCGCGCAGGATCCGATGCTGGAGGGCTACACCTCGCTGGGCTACCTGGCGGGCAAGACGTCCACGATGGACCTGGGACTGCTGGCCACCGGGATCACCTACCGGCATCCGGGGCTGCTCGCCAAGATCGCGACCACGCTGGACGTGCTCTCCGGCGGCCGGGCGCTGTTCGCCGTCGGCGCCGCCTGGTACGAGCGCGAGCACAAGGCGCTGGGCGTGCCGTTCCCGCCGCTGAAGGAGCGCTTCGAGCGGCTCGAGGAAACCGTCCGGATCGCGCGCCAGATGTGGAGCGACGACGACGGGCCGTTCCACGGCGAGCACTACCAGCTGGCCGAGACGATCTGCCGGCCAAGGCCGATCCAGCAGCCCGGCCCGCCGGTGCTCATCGCGGGCAGCGGCGAGCGCAAGACGCTCAAGCTGGTCGCCCGCTACGGGGACGCCTGCAACCTGTTCGGCTTCGACCCGGACGACGTCGCGCGCAAGCTCGACGTGCTCAAGCGGCACTGCGACGACGAGGGCACGGACTACTCCCGGATCGAGAAGACCATCATCGTGCCCTCCTGGGAAGCCAACAACGACCCCGACGCGTTCCTGTCCGCGATGGAGCCGTACGCCAAGCTCGGCATCGAGCTGGCCGAGGTCGTGCCCGGCAGCGACGACCCGGCCCGGGAAGTCGCCTCGTTCGGCGGCCGCGTGGTGCCGCGCCTGGCCGAAATGGGCTGA
- a CDS encoding amidohydrolase: MDDSGTAVLAGLDGIRGGVEDFYRDLHANPELGFQEHRTAAKVAEALRRAGCEVTEGIGGTGVVGVLSRGRGPAVLLRADMDALPLREDTGLPYSSEVTATDAEGAEQPVMHACGHDVHVACLLGFAQLMARATDAWSGTVIALFQPSEETGGGARAMLADDLAGKIPKPDVALAQHVLPYPAGYVGTRSGSFLSAADSLRVTFHGRGAHGSAPQSGIDPVIMAAMTAVRLQTVVSREVAATTPAVLTVGSIQAGQSSNVIPDRATMQLSVRTYDPAVREQVLASIERIVRAEAEASGAPAEPEFERLADFPATVNDAATTETVARAFAAHFGDDAHTIDLQTASEDMSEIPQAFGIPYTYWGIGGTDPAEYARAQRRGTAAQDIPSNHSPHFAPVPQPTLDTGIRALTTAALAWLARDPGTGESRSAESAAS, from the coding sequence GTGGACGACAGCGGGACGGCGGTGCTCGCCGGACTGGACGGAATCCGCGGCGGCGTCGAAGACTTCTACCGGGACCTGCACGCCAACCCCGAACTCGGCTTCCAAGAACACCGCACCGCGGCGAAGGTCGCCGAGGCGCTGCGCCGGGCCGGCTGCGAGGTCACCGAAGGCATCGGCGGCACCGGAGTCGTCGGCGTCCTCTCCCGCGGCCGGGGCCCGGCGGTGCTGCTGCGCGCGGACATGGACGCCTTGCCGCTGCGTGAGGACACCGGACTGCCCTACAGCTCCGAAGTCACCGCGACCGACGCCGAAGGCGCCGAACAACCGGTCATGCACGCCTGCGGACACGACGTGCACGTCGCCTGCCTGCTCGGGTTCGCGCAGCTCATGGCACGAGCCACCGACGCGTGGTCGGGTACCGTGATCGCGCTGTTCCAGCCGTCCGAGGAGACCGGCGGCGGCGCACGCGCCATGCTCGCCGACGACCTGGCGGGCAAGATCCCGAAACCGGATGTGGCGCTCGCGCAGCACGTGCTGCCCTACCCCGCCGGCTACGTGGGCACCCGCAGCGGATCCTTCCTGTCCGCCGCCGACAGCCTGCGCGTCACCTTCCACGGCCGCGGCGCGCACGGCTCCGCGCCGCAGTCCGGCATCGACCCGGTGATCATGGCGGCGATGACCGCGGTCCGGCTGCAAACCGTCGTGTCGCGGGAGGTCGCGGCCACGACACCGGCGGTGCTCACCGTCGGCAGCATTCAAGCCGGGCAGAGCTCGAACGTCATCCCCGACCGCGCCACGATGCAGCTGAGCGTGCGCACCTACGACCCGGCGGTGCGCGAGCAGGTGCTGGCATCGATCGAGCGGATCGTGCGGGCCGAAGCCGAAGCCTCCGGCGCACCCGCGGAACCGGAGTTCGAGCGGCTCGCCGACTTCCCCGCCACCGTCAACGACGCGGCCACCACCGAAACCGTCGCCCGCGCGTTCGCCGCGCACTTCGGCGACGACGCGCACACCATCGACCTGCAAACCGCCAGCGAGGACATGAGCGAAATCCCGCAGGCGTTCGGCATCCCCTACACCTACTGGGGCATCGGCGGAACGGACCCCGCCGAGTACGCGCGGGCTCAGCGACGGGGCACCGCGGCGCAGGACATCCCGAGCAACCACAGCCCGCACTTCGCTCCCGTGCCGCAGCCGACCCTGGACACCGGCATCCGGGCCCTCACCACCGCCGCGCTCGCCTGGCTCGCGCGCGATCCCGGCACCGGCGAGTCCCGCTCGGCGGAAAGCGCGGCTTCCTGA